CAATTCCCCAGCTGCACATTAAAGTGGTGAATAAAATCACTGTATAGAGAAAGAGGCAGTAGTGGGGAGGTAGTGAGTATGTGTcatgtgtgtggtgtgtgtgttggaTGTTAGTGTGTCATTTTTTTATGCTTATTTAAAAAAGTGTCCAGAAGTTTTGTGATTTTGATaaacagacagagagaaaaagtggaagtaaaaagcaaaatgatagcaaaaaaggaaaatgtggAAAAGCTCGTGAGCTCAGATAAAGAAAAACTCacagagaacaaaaaaaaacacacacatttatgCAAGTCACATACGCCACACagcttttaataataaaaacaacgaGCTGTGCTCTCTTAACATGAAAAAACATAGAAGCAACCCAAAAGGAAACCAAAAGTAAGCCATATATAGGCAAGAAATACAGAATGATAAGGATAAAAACGATTGCGTAGGGACAGAAGGCGGGGGAGGAAGGTGTAGTCAGGAAGGGATGTAGACGTGTGTGTGAATGTCTTTATATGgtcatatgtgtatgtgtgtgtgtagggcAAAAGAATTGCCTTAGTTCCCtttcttaaatttttgaaattcacttaaattgaaaattttcgtaATTATTCGTTGTATCAAAACCTTTCAGGCACCCTCCCTTTCAGGTTTTCCCAATGAATCAACCTTTAAACATTATGTTTAATGGAGAGAGTTCTAATTTAGTAGAGATGAAACAATGAACAAGAGTATTTGAGATAGATTAATTGGCAAATAACTAATCAACTTCCAATATACATGGATTGGATTTGTTATATatcaaaaaatcaattaagtGTACTAGATTTGTTTACAATTCGGACCTTTTCGCAGATTATTCCGATTTCCTACAATTTCATGTAGGATTTCATTCCTACAAACATGTATACCTCCTTCAAGAATAATGACAATAAATCTTcgtttctatttatttaagatGAAGGTTGCCCTGTAGTCCTTAAGCCCTTTCAGTTGAGATTAATTGCGTGTTGATCCAAATAAAGATGAGTGATGTTCTTCAATTCCAATTGATTTCAAGTTCTTGAGTTCCATTTATCCAATAGGTAGTCATCTGGTCAAAATCCCAAGTTAATCTAAACAGGAGACTCTAAGATTAGAAGCATTTTTGAGCTAAAAGATATTATAAACAGATTAACAAGATCACAGTACTATCagctttttctttcatttacttattcataatatttaattattaattccaCTTTTTGTTTGGCACATTGGCATAATAGGCTAATATCAGAGCTGAGAATAGGTTCTTACATTGGTTGCATATACTACAATTGTTGCCACATATGACAACATCAGAATAGATCATATGCTCTCGACTATAggtaatatttttaatatttacaaatttcggTTGACCAACACGTTCGATAATGTGCTTCTTGTCTAAAGCATCGCACAATTTGCCACAGGTACATTTTGGTGCCTCGGCAATTAGTTTAATGAGTAAGGCTGGCAGGGAATCGATTGGCAGTTCATATTAGGCCACAGCTTGAAGCCAGAGAGGTTCAGGCGAATGAGTTGAAGCTCCGTCCGCATCGGAAGCAAAGGCCAGGCCATTGAGACCCTTGAATGAATTACGCCAAACATCCAAGATTTCAATACGTAAATCATCTATGGCAGCTGGCAGggattttaatttgttttccgACACGTAAAGCGAGCGTAATCTTCTCAGGCGACGTATGGCAAAGGGTAGATGAGTCAAATTATTGTAATTGAGATTCAAGTTAACCAATTTGTGGCACTTGACCACAGGCAAAGGCAAACATGTCAAATCGTTGGCCGATAAATCCAATTCGCGCAGGGAGTCTCGTAATTTGCTGCCAtttagaaatgaccaatcgtCTATTTCACCCAGATTATTGTCATGGAGGACGAGCTTGCTCAAGTGTAATCTCCCCAGTTCAACAGGTAACTggaaatttatatttagttttgaAGATGCTAAAAGTTgtcttttcatttatttccttACCTTACGCAACTTATTGTTGGATACATCCAGGTGGGTTAGATTCCGTAAGGAGCATATATGATAGCTCAATTTAACCAATTGCGTATTGTCTATTGTTAGGGATTGtagatatcgaggaaagaCCTTGATGGGATAGTCACTGTGACGATTTATAGCCATTTTCGTCTGTAACTTTGATTTTTGTGCCATGGCAGTGACTGTATTTAGTCTCAAATTGATGACATCCTTGCCTTCCATACCCAGTTTAAGCGTCTGCAGGAATCCCTTCAGCTGAATGGGATCACATTTAGTCAACAGATTCAGTGAGGGCTTCTTGAAAGCAATCGTTGCTTTGCCATCCAAAACGTATTTCGTGTGAATAGTTTGGATATTGTCCTTGACCTTGTAACGTTGCCCTTTTTAATCTTTGGTGTGAACAATATAATTTGTATTCAACTTTTCGCAAAGCAATTCCAAACCATCAATTTGGCTTTCGTAAAAACCACAGCACTGAACACCAACTCGCAAGGGTCACACAGTTAGTACAAAAATCACTCGAACAAAAAGAATACAGCTCTGCTGTATTTGTAGACATTACTGAATTTTATAAAGTGTGGCACTTAGGATTATTGAATAAACTGGCCAAACTCCTGCCTTACTGCTTGTTCAAGATTCTTGAAAGCTATCTGCAGGATAGATCGTTCACAGTCAGGGGCACAGATGACACATATTCCAGAATTGGCAAAATCACTGCAGGAATACCCCAGGGCAGTGTTCTGGGACCCCTTCTCTTCAATGTTTATTCGTCTGACATGCCAATTCCTGATTATATCTTTGAACACGACTTCCTCATGGTATCAGGTGAAACCAAGAAGAACCCTGACATCCTACTGTCAACGTTCGCAGATGATACTATAATCGTATCTACTGATAAAAATGCCTACATGGCCATCAGGAAAACGCAAAAATACCTAAATGAATTCACCAAATGGTCAACTAAATGGTGCTTTACGATAAATAATGATAAGACTATTCGTGTCCTatacacaaaacgaaacataTCCCCTGCTCTAAGATCTTACCTAATAAAAATCGATGAAAAACCTATAAAAAACGctaatcaatataaatatctAGGAGTCACCACCCTCTATCATCGCCTAAAATGGCTTGTTGACGAAAAGAGCTCCCTCAGCACAAGATGTAAAGTCACAATATTTAAGCAAATTATTGTTCCCATTCTAACGTATGCTATTCCTGTATGGGGCAGCCTTATTTCGGAAACTCTATTCAAAAAAATCTGTGGAACGCACAACAAACTGCTGAGAAAAATTACTGACTCGGATATATTCAGCACAAATGCCTATATTCGCGACAAACATAATGTTAAATCCATGGAACTCAAATATGACTTGGCTTGCTATCTCCACTCTAGAACACCCAAATGTAGAAGTAAGGAATATCCTGGAAAAACCCTTTACTCCTACAAGGCTCTCCTGGCCTAGATACTCTATTCAACTATAGAAAATGGTAGCAGTCCGAAATACACCTCATCTCACTCAACAGCCAAACCAGCAGCAATGTGCAGCACCAACACAGAACTTTCTTACCACAAATAGCACCCAGCAACAGCTAACTACAACCACGTTTCCTCTAAGTACTGCAAACACACAACACCTGCAGCATTTAGCGTTGCAGCAGCTGCATCAACCAGCTGGCCAGCAGCACCAGACCGCAGCACAGGCCTCTCAGCTACAGGCGTCATCTCCTGCAAACACACGACAACAGCAGACAGCAACTCCAGTTCATCAAATTGCATCAAGTATACATCATCTACAGCAAATAgcgatgcagcagcagcatcaagtGGTTGGACAGCAGCGTCAGCCTCCAGCACAGGCCTGTCAGTTTCAGGTGTCAACTCCTATCgacacacagcagcagcaatccaCAAATCTAGCTCCTCCTATGTCAgcaaatatacaatatctACAGATATTGgcgacgcagcagcagcatcaatcAGATGGCCAGCAGCACCAGCCCACAGCACAGGCCTCTTAGCAACAGGCGTCAACCACTGCTGacagtcagcagcagcaatctcaGACTCCAGTTCCTCAAACTGCAACTTCACAGCAAATTAtggtgcagcagcagcataaaCTTATTGGTCAGCAGCACCAGCCCGCAACACAGGCCTCCCAGCTATGGGCCTCATCTTCTGCTGACACTCAACGGCAGAAAACTATTCCAGTTCCTCAAAATGCAGCTAATATACAACATCTTCAGCTATTGGCGGAGCTGAATCAGCATCAACTGGCTGGCCAGCAGCATCAGCCCGCAGCACAAGTCTCTCAGCTACGGGCTTCATCTTTTGCTGAcactcagcagcagcaatctgaCATTCCAGCTCCACCAATGACAGCAAATATTCAATACTCACCGCAAATGGATACGCAGCAGCATCAAATGGTCGTCCAGCAGCACCACCCAGCAGCACAGGCCTCCCAGCTACGGACTTCATCTTCCGTTgacacacagcagcagcaatctccAACTACTCATCTAGATCGGCATGCAATGCGGGAGGCGACGGCCCATTTTGATGGCGCCCCATCTCTCATCAGATTCGATTGCCACCTAAGATACCAAAAAATTATTGAGAGAAACGaactcaaaaaacaaaaggaggaAAAATCGAAACTAAACAAACCTGTTGTGCGCATGGAAGGACACGTGATCAACGGCCTGTTTCGAGATTTTAAAAGAGGCACACGAAATCGCGCGTACATAGAAGAGCGATTGAAGGGCCAGCCAATCCAAATCCAGCGACTTGTCCTGCCTCCACTCAAGGTTCACCCTTAATGATGACCAACTCTCAAAAAATCTTGAGCGAGTTGAAAACGAGCTCCTGAATGAGATTGAAAGTAGCATAGAAGCTGAAACGAAAAATAATGAGAGATTACCACCCATGAAGGTGCAAAAAACTGCTAATTCTTTACTTACTGACTTTCAGCCAGCTGACCTTGACAAAATCTCCATACAGCGGTTAAAGGGACTTGGCCCTCCCGCTTCAGCCAGTACCAGGCCTGGCCAGCAGGCAGTCTATATGGACCTATCATCCAAGCAATGCCTGCTCGAGCACTACATTGCGGTCGAAGGGATTTGGCCCTCCCGCTCCTAGTTATTTTCCTCCAAACGAGCCTGTAGATGGAACAGATGCTTCTCCAGTGCCGCGCACCAATTGCTAGCCTACTGTGCTGCCACTCCACAGGCAAACAAGCTCTCCTGACGGCCCAAAACCTCCAATACTGGGGCTGAAGGGCACGCATACATTGTTCTGGGGTCTCACATAGTCCAATCCGAGAAGAGAGACAGAAATAAGCCGAAATGTTTGcctatgacaaaaaaaacaacacatgtTACTCACTTCTTGTCTATAAGAGGGAATTTTCCTGACAATAAGAGCGCTGCCTCAAAGATTTTGCCAACTGCAATGACGCCATGAATCGATATGATTCGAACTGATAACCTGCAAGAAACAATTATACTAATCACTATTAATGAACaatatttgtaaatactatattctttataattattgCAGCTTGCAACTTGTTCTTGATCCTTTATTTGAGCATTTATTTACTTGCCTGTAAAAAATTTCCCATGTCAATTtcccacaattttttttttgtcctacCAGTAACACCCAACAAACATTATGTCTTATATATTAATCattcacactattaataagccattgtaaattatttctaagGTAGGAGgcgaaaaacaataaaagatgGTTGACTCCTTCGGGAGCCATGGCCAAAACAATGGACACCTATACGGCCAAAACAATGGACACCTATGGCAAAATAAAAGCTACCCTAGAGGCAAACAAATTTGACTTTTTTACTCACCAGCCCAGATGGGCAGCATCTTGGCAATCATCTGGTCCATCTCGTCCTCTGCTAGCGCCTGCacctggaaaaaaacacaaatcgttagAAAATTCACCTAAAATTCACACAAACTTACCTGCAAATTAcagtcatcagcagcagcaggtccTGGTCCTCAAGCAGCGGCTACAcctaaaagccaaaaaatatcaacaaaaaaTCGCTCTAAAAAAACCATAAACTTATCTGAAAGCCAGCTGCAGTCTTTAGCAGCACCTTTTGCAGCCCTACTCTTTCTGGTGCTAAATCTCGTCTGGCAGCCGCCCCATTGGGTGCAACTAATGCGCCTGCACctgaaagaaagcaaaaattgtTACAAAAATATACCAAATCAACAAAATACTCACCTGTAAATTACTCGCCTACAGCAGCAACCCCTATTTATACACTAGACGTACCTGAAAACGGCGaaacaactaaaattaaaacaactaTAATTATCGACAAAGCTAAAAGTCAGCGGTACTCACCAAATACGAACATGCGGCCAACAAAACTGGCCAAAGCCAAATCACCAGTAcctgaaaacaaacaaaaaattaaattaatcaacaAACACTTACCTGCAAGCAAACCCGGTCGggcagcaacaccaacaaaaatgcaaaacggATCGTTTCGAAAAACCTTGCAGCAACAAAATCTGCCAAAGGTCGCCAGCTGTTTTCGACCCAACAGCTTTACTCTGTCGTCGCCAGAATACTCCACCGTTCATGAACTCGCCATGTTCCTGCAAGGCatctgaaattaatttttaaaatgttctatgttaattattactattgtcaattttatattttttttacttacctATATTTTCCTATTGTTTACAAATAAATGTCGCTCTCTTTCCAGCTCACATGCGGAAACTTCGCCATCAGACCCATATCGATGACTTATCGATAGGTCATCAACATTTCAGAGCATTATCGATATGCCGGCCAATTCTGGCTAAACCAAAGCCAAAGACTCTGAATCTCAGCCTTATAAAGCTAACTTCTGGCCTTGCTCTCAAATGATGCCTTACGACTCTAGCCAATATTGGCttattttacttaaatatttggTCTCTTTATGTTTTTCCCCACTAAAAGCTAATTGCTCTAAAACTTCTAGCCTATAAAGCTAACTCAACTAAAAGCTAACTGCTCTAAAACTTTTAGCCTTTAAAGCCAAGCCTTGCTCGCAATTGATGCGCCAACGGCCAAGCTAAAAAACTAGTGTTACTCAGACCCAAAATATGGGTCTCCCTACTTTTTTCTCCAGTGTGGGGGAAAACCAGTTTTTTCCCCGACATTAATCGCCACGTTTTTGTAGCCACCTTAGCACAAAATTCTTATTCGCCAAgtttatttgttattaaaaaattgctaCCTACTTGACTACTTATGCTAAAAGTAACATAATCTTAAATCTATCATACTACAAACTATCTTACCTAAATCGCTAAAAACTAAATGTTAATCTAATGtcttattgtatattttttatttagtattAATCTAGttttaagataattttaatcCCCAAGGTTTTTTAATTCAAGGTCATGTAAACGCGGCAGAACTCTCCTTGAAGTGATCCAGGCTGACAAGAAACTGGACATCCTGGCGACGGGTGGTCCTACTCATTTCCCACACGACCGGCGAAAAAATCCCTCAGCCATTGACTTTGGAGTTTATTCTGGAATAAACCACAACAGATAAACTACTCAAGCTATATGCGAACTATCCTCTGACCACTTACCTGTTTTTGTACACATCACGATGGACCAGCACCCAAACTTACTTCCTGACAATCGAAGACTTTTGCCTGTAGGATCTAACATTAAACTGTTCCAAAACACCCTCAGCGACTCCCTCCACCAAATATACTAAACAAAGAAATAAGCCtatcaaaaaataaacacttaaataaaaaactatgtaaAATAGACTCCTCTGATCGGTACAGACCCCACAAGCTGTGGCAATTAACCAACAAACTAAAACGGCAGCCCCTTCCTAACTGGCCTTTTAGGATACCTAGCGGAGTAGACAAGAAGCATGCATGGACAAGATCACCTGAAGGTAAAATGGAGCTGTTTACTGACCAGTTAGAGAAGCGTTTCTCTCCCAACTTGACAAATAGCTCCCCCCTTGACAGGGCCAAAATCAACGAGGAAACAAATGCCATCCTTGCCCAAAAAATGCTCATGGAGTATGCATGTAAAACCCACCACTCCATCGCTAGCTCCTCCGCCAACTTTGACTCCAGCAACTCACCTTTTGTCAAGCCCATCACTCTCTCTGaactaaaaaaagagattgatagcttaatcaacaaaaaagcACCAGGATATGATAGGATCAACAATGCCCTAATCAAAGTTCTCCCACTCAAAGCTATCATCTTCTTACTCAAAATATACAACAGCATCCTACGTTTTGGCCACTTCCCCCTAGTGTGGAAAAAAGCCATAGTTGTCATggtaaaaaaccaaaaaaaacaatttctgaTGCTAGCTCGTATCGCCCCATAAGCTTGCTTCCTGCTTTCTCAAAAATACTTGATCCTCCTTAAATTTAACCGTCTTTCACAATCCATACCTAACCACCAATTTGGATTCCGCAAATTTCATGGGGCCGAGCATCAACTAGCTCGCGTTACACAATTCCTCCAGAGAGCTTTTGAGGACAAACTGTATGGATCGCCTATATTCATCGATATTACAGAAGCGTTTGGCAAAGTTTGGCACTGCGGTCTGCGTAACAAGTTGATAAAGCTACTACCTATTACCCTATACAAAGTTCTGGACAGTTACCTCAAGGATCGCACGTTCTCCGTTCGCGGTAACCATGGTATTATGTCCCGTGATGGGAAAATTTTAGCAGGAATCCCTCAGGGTAGTGTTTTGGGACCCCTGCTATACAACATATACTCGTCAGACATGCCAATTCCAAAGTTCATAATTGAGCATGAAACCCTGATCGAATATTACCCGACCTATAAACACGGTGACACTCTGCTCTCTACATAAGCTGACGATACTATTTTCATCTCGACCGATAAAAACGCCCTTGTAGCCATGAATAAAACGGAAAATTACCTACACAAGTTCTCTACCTGGTCCAA
This portion of the Drosophila willistoni isolate 14030-0811.24 unplaced genomic scaffold, UCI_dwil_1.1 Seg29.1, whole genome shotgun sequence genome encodes:
- the LOC124461266 gene encoding leucine-rich repeat protein 1-like, encoding MEGKDVINLRLNTVTAMAQKSKLQTKMAINRHSDYPIKVFPRYLQSLTIDNTQLVKLSYHICSLRNLTHLDVSNNKLRKLPVELGRLHLSKLVLHDNNLGEIDDWSFLNGSKLRDSLRELDLSANDLTCLPLPVVKCHKLVNLNLNYNNLTHLPFAIRRLRRLRSLYVSENKLKSLPAAIDDLRIEILDVWRNSFKGLNGLAFASDADGASTHSPEPLWLQAVA